From the genome of Bosea sp. Tri-49, one region includes:
- a CDS encoding LuxR C-terminal-related transcriptional regulator translates to MTRILVADEHALYRTGLRTILQAALPDAEFLEAPDFEGLMRCLMEDQPIHLVLVSLRMTGSTEPQIIWDFKRASTTTRYIVISSNGTFDQVLHYIAEGFHGFISKLQRDDEIVEAVREVLAGRLAVPRGLTSFGSTIEMHSAREAPQRRAGPQQAPFGLTRRQKDVLALLADGLSNREIAQALHIAEPTAKIHVSALMRALNVRNRTEAAVLAKDLLRILRVDPTG, encoded by the coding sequence ATGACCAGGATCCTCGTTGCCGACGAACATGCGCTTTACCGCACGGGTCTGCGCACGATTCTGCAGGCTGCGCTGCCAGACGCCGAGTTTCTGGAAGCTCCAGATTTCGAAGGCCTGATGCGCTGCCTGATGGAAGATCAGCCGATCCATCTCGTGCTGGTCAGTCTGCGCATGACCGGCTCCACCGAACCGCAGATCATCTGGGACTTCAAGCGAGCCTCGACGACGACGCGTTACATCGTCATCTCGAGCAATGGTACCTTCGATCAGGTCCTCCACTATATCGCGGAAGGATTTCACGGCTTCATTTCGAAACTGCAACGGGATGACGAGATCGTTGAAGCGGTCCGGGAAGTTCTCGCCGGACGTCTCGCGGTCCCGCGCGGATTAACGTCATTCGGGTCTACAATAGAGATGCATAGCGCTCGCGAAGCACCGCAGCGCCGCGCCGGGCCGCAGCAGGCCCCATTCGGGCTGACGCGCCGGCAGAAAGATGTCCTGGCACTGCTGGCCGATGGGCTTTCGAACCGGGAAATCGCCCAGGCACTCCACATTGCCGAGCCAACGGCAAAAATTCACGTCTCGGCGTTGATGCGCGCTCTCAATGTCCGCAACCGTACCGAAGCGGCTGTGCTCGCTAAGGACCTGCTTCGTATCCTCAGAGTCGATCCGACAGGTTGA
- a CDS encoding response regulator transcription factor, with the protein MPEIIETTVLSDNALLREGITKLLDGARFHVSQRTTSCDLYRPEVSQQIPDLFIVVIDDMSCSIVGDIKRQFKSAKIVALALRDSRELMRRAIQLGAVGYLVESISAQDLITSLEVVIANGAVFPPELLSQLSEIAVEPQRLLQGVQRRADGSPFQGLSAREVSILEGLMLGESNKVIARKLEIAEATVKVHVKAILRKVRVRNRTQAAMWAMQNAVTRIPVAEESGAAEDEHLPMIAARQEVANSPRFS; encoded by the coding sequence ATGCCTGAAATCATCGAAACCACTGTACTGAGCGACAACGCCCTGCTTCGGGAAGGCATAACCAAATTATTGGATGGCGCACGCTTCCATGTAAGCCAGAGAACGACGAGTTGCGATCTCTACAGGCCGGAAGTCAGCCAGCAAATCCCCGACCTTTTCATCGTCGTGATCGACGACATGTCGTGCTCGATCGTCGGCGATATCAAAAGGCAGTTCAAGAGCGCCAAGATCGTGGCACTCGCCCTCCGCGACAGCCGCGAGCTGATGCGTCGCGCCATCCAGCTCGGCGCAGTGGGCTATCTCGTCGAATCCATTTCGGCACAAGATCTCATCACGTCACTGGAAGTCGTCATCGCCAACGGCGCCGTCTTCCCGCCCGAACTTCTGTCACAACTCTCCGAGATCGCAGTCGAGCCGCAGCGCCTCCTCCAGGGCGTGCAAAGGCGGGCAGACGGCTCGCCATTCCAGGGCCTTTCGGCCCGCGAGGTGAGCATCCTTGAGGGGCTGATGCTGGGCGAATCCAACAAGGTGATCGCGCGCAAACTGGAGATCGCCGAAGCCACGGTGAAGGTCCACGTCAAGGCGATCCTGCGAAAGGTCCGCGTCAGGAACCGTACCCAGGCGGCCATGTGGGCGATGCAGAACGCAGTGACTAGGATTCCGGTGGCCGAAGAGTCCGGCGCAGCTGAAGACGAGCATCTGCCGATGATCGCTGCGAGACAGGAAGTGGCGAACTCGCCGCGGTTCTCGTGA
- a CDS encoding response regulator, with protein sequence MTARLILVDDHPVVLAGLQALVLGLPDLELVGKATCASEALALVRGQSPDIVVLDMGLPGMSGLMLAERILEGAPDTRIVMLTHYEEPSYVQKALRIGICGYVLKASASEKVAQAIRTVLSGGVYIDSDLEDFRSEWIRKLCPASGSAPATASGTLTYRETQVLRLAAVGHSNKEIARRVGLGIKSVETYRYRACKKLMLHSRLDIIRYGASHGWILDV encoded by the coding sequence ATGACGGCACGTCTCATCCTGGTCGATGACCACCCGGTTGTACTCGCCGGCCTGCAGGCCCTCGTGCTCGGTTTGCCCGATCTCGAACTCGTCGGAAAGGCGACCTGTGCATCTGAGGCGCTCGCGCTCGTCCGCGGCCAAAGCCCCGACATCGTCGTGCTCGACATGGGATTGCCAGGTATGAGCGGTTTGATGCTGGCCGAGCGCATCCTCGAAGGGGCGCCCGATACGCGGATCGTCATGCTGACCCACTACGAGGAGCCGAGTTATGTCCAGAAGGCGCTGAGGATCGGCATTTGTGGCTATGTCCTCAAAGCTTCAGCAAGCGAAAAGGTCGCACAGGCGATCAGAACTGTGCTGAGCGGCGGCGTCTATATCGATTCCGATCTGGAAGACTTCCGTTCGGAATGGATTCGCAAGCTTTGTCCGGCCTCCGGTTCGGCCCCGGCAACCGCGAGCGGCACGCTGACCTATCGTGAGACGCAGGTCCTGCGCCTTGCCGCCGTCGGCCACTCCAACAAGGAGATCGCCCGGCGCGTCGGCCTCGGCATCAAATCGGTCGAAACCTACCGCTACAGAGCCTGCAAGAAGCTGATGCTGCACTCGCGCCTCGACATCATCAGATATGGCGCCAGTCATGGCTGGATCCTCGACGTCTGA
- a CDS encoding glycosyltransferase — protein sequence MIATIVTPTLNAVDYLKECIESARRNATRDIEIEHVIVDGGSSDGTVELARSYGLRVMQGKDSGIFDAINKGSFNSSGELLGEVLDGEDCTLSFER from the coding sequence ATGATCGCGACAATCGTGACCCCGACGCTGAACGCCGTCGACTATCTGAAGGAATGCATCGAGTCCGCGCGCCGCAATGCGACGCGCGACATCGAGATCGAGCATGTGATCGTCGATGGCGGCAGCAGCGACGGCACCGTCGAGCTCGCCCGCAGCTACGGGCTGCGTGTGATGCAGGGCAAGGACAGCGGCATCTTCGACGCCATCAACAAGGGGTCCTTCAACTCGTCAGGAGAGTTGCTGGGCGAAGTCCTTGACGGCGAGGACTGCACGCTCAGCTTCGAGCGTTGA
- a CDS encoding sensor histidine kinase, translating into MMHLQLRHELDLETYLEPSVIALSDGSVHAFNRAASQLLNPASSIPSLLDLCASGVETLQTYLRACSGSRQPLIERISFDGPDGTTDYRCFGNVLVPRRRSRQATLLLRLFPLLDPRFSAAAERIRRLTAERQQRVAVQQFDELRSDRLRLVEQYCFVAEALRVVEARTHELQDEINHIRCDERERIARDLHDHTGQEMAVVLAELRVLQNRAKGPAKKSLEEIVEHVAGIGRKIHHAVVNGRPRIIEELGFARAIESMVASVAVDGRLGFSFKTKGNEPGPLPIDIENALYRVSQEALTNVLKHALGARKVDVVLEFADASISLTIADDGVGLSAEAVLPEGSDAAGIGLRGMRQRLADIGGALAIGPRFGKGTIVTATAPLVCDLLGGAPS; encoded by the coding sequence ATGATGCATCTACAGCTTCGGCATGAACTAGACCTCGAGACCTATCTCGAGCCGTCGGTCATCGCTTTGAGCGACGGAAGTGTCCACGCGTTCAATCGCGCCGCTAGCCAGCTTCTCAATCCCGCGAGCTCGATACCCTCGCTGCTCGATCTGTGCGCGAGCGGGGTCGAGACCTTGCAGACCTATCTTCGCGCCTGCTCAGGCTCACGCCAGCCATTGATCGAACGGATCAGTTTTGACGGACCGGACGGTACCACCGACTATCGCTGCTTCGGCAATGTGCTGGTACCCCGACGCCGAAGCCGCCAAGCCACGCTTCTTCTACGTCTGTTCCCGCTACTTGACCCACGGTTTTCCGCGGCGGCGGAGCGGATACGGCGTTTGACGGCGGAGCGGCAGCAACGCGTTGCCGTGCAGCAATTCGACGAGTTGCGCAGTGACCGCCTGCGGCTGGTCGAGCAGTATTGCTTCGTCGCTGAAGCGCTGCGCGTCGTCGAGGCGCGAACGCACGAACTGCAGGACGAGATCAATCACATTCGCTGTGACGAGCGCGAACGCATCGCGCGTGACCTGCATGATCATACCGGGCAGGAGATGGCCGTCGTCCTTGCAGAACTACGGGTCTTGCAGAATAGAGCGAAAGGTCCCGCAAAAAAAAGTCTCGAAGAAATCGTCGAGCACGTCGCCGGGATCGGGCGCAAGATCCATCATGCTGTCGTCAATGGGCGGCCTCGTATCATCGAAGAGCTCGGCTTTGCCCGCGCCATCGAATCCATGGTGGCATCGGTCGCAGTCGATGGCAGACTTGGTTTCTCCTTCAAGACGAAGGGGAACGAGCCAGGCCCGCTGCCAATCGACATCGAGAACGCACTGTATCGGGTGTCTCAGGAAGCCCTGACGAACGTGCTCAAGCACGCGCTCGGCGCCCGGAAAGTCGACGTCGTCCTGGAATTTGCCGATGCCTCCATCTCGCTGACGATAGCCGATGACGGCGTCGGCCTTTCTGCAGAAGCGGTGCTACCGGAAGGGAGCGACGCTGCCGGCATCGGACTCCGCGGAATGCGGCAACGCCTGGCTGACATCGGCGGGGCGCTGGCGATCGGCCCGCGCTTCGGCAAGGGCACGATCGTCACCGCGACTGCTCCGTTGGTCTGCGACTTGCTTGGAGGTGCCCCGTCATGA